One part of the Rhizobium rhizogenes genome encodes these proteins:
- a CDS encoding LLM class flavin-dependent oxidoreductase, whose protein sequence is MIPMTNTTRKRQMHLGLFLQGAGHHVSGWRHPDAEAGSENLDLLTRVTKMAEAAKFDMVFLADGLTSGVDAHPSMIARFEPLTLLAALAMVTDKIGLAATASTTYGEPYHTARAFASIDHLSHGRAAWNIVTTSYARTAANFSKDHPEHDERYAVAEEYVNVVRGLWDSWDDDAFIKDKQAGRYVDPAKVHILNHEGKYFTVKGPLNIPRSPQGHPVLIQAGSSGPGQDLAARTADIVFTAQQAISEAQAFYTSLKARVEKFGRDPASVAVMPGFMPIIGRSFEEAGEKLKELNRWTDIKSAMPLLEERIGHSLADYDLDGPLPDLPISDQLRSRAELLTELARREKLTIRELALRVAAGRGHHIVMGTAKDVADRMQEWFENGAADGFNVMPPFFPGGLEEFNREVVPLLQERGLFRKEYEGSTLRDHLGIDRPTLRG, encoded by the coding sequence ATGATCCCCATGACCAATACGACCCGCAAAAGACAGATGCATCTCGGCCTTTTCCTGCAGGGCGCCGGGCACCACGTTTCCGGCTGGCGTCACCCCGATGCGGAGGCCGGCAGCGAGAATCTCGATCTGCTCACCCGCGTTACGAAAATGGCCGAAGCGGCGAAGTTCGACATGGTTTTCCTGGCCGACGGCCTGACCAGCGGCGTCGACGCCCATCCGTCGATGATCGCGCGCTTCGAGCCGCTGACCCTGCTCGCAGCGCTTGCCATGGTGACCGACAAGATCGGCCTGGCCGCAACGGCCTCCACAACCTATGGCGAGCCCTATCACACCGCCCGCGCCTTCGCGTCCATCGACCATTTGAGCCATGGCCGCGCGGCCTGGAACATCGTCACCACTTCTTATGCCCGCACGGCGGCGAATTTCTCCAAGGACCACCCCGAGCATGACGAGCGTTATGCGGTGGCCGAAGAATATGTGAACGTCGTTCGCGGCCTTTGGGACAGCTGGGATGACGACGCCTTCATCAAGGACAAGCAGGCGGGCCGCTATGTCGATCCGGCAAAGGTCCACATCCTCAATCACGAAGGCAAATATTTCACGGTCAAGGGGCCGCTCAATATTCCGCGCTCGCCGCAGGGACACCCGGTTCTCATTCAGGCCGGCTCCTCCGGCCCGGGACAGGATCTCGCCGCCCGTACCGCCGATATCGTCTTCACCGCACAGCAGGCGATTTCCGAAGCGCAGGCCTTCTACACCAGTCTCAAGGCGCGGGTGGAAAAGTTCGGCCGCGATCCGGCAAGTGTGGCCGTCATGCCGGGTTTCATGCCGATCATCGGCAGGAGCTTCGAGGAAGCCGGTGAAAAGCTGAAGGAACTGAACCGCTGGACGGATATCAAGAGCGCCATGCCGCTGCTTGAAGAACGCATCGGCCACAGCCTGGCGGATTACGATCTCGACGGCCCGCTGCCGGACCTGCCGATCTCCGATCAGCTGCGCAGCCGCGCCGAACTTCTGACCGAACTGGCGCGCCGTGAAAAGCTGACGATCCGCGAACTGGCGCTGCGCGTCGCCGCCGGACGCGGCCACCATATCGTCATGGGCACGGCCAAGGACGTGGCGGACCGGATGCAGGAATGGTTCGAAAACGGCGCGGCCGACGGCTTCAACGTCATGCCGCCCTTCTTCCCTGGTGGGCTCGAAGAATTCAACCGCGAGGTCGTGCCGCTTCTGCAGGAACGTGGCCTGTTCCGCAAGGAATACGAAGGCTCGACGCTGCGCGACCACCTTGGCATCGACCGTCCGACGTTGCGGGGATAA